A section of the Streptomyces xinghaiensis S187 genome encodes:
- a CDS encoding DUF3180 domain-containing protein, which translates to MRQLRIRVLGGIFAVAGVLAWAVAGLWDAFGSLPGVPFAAPVVLAAIAAVLAATALSLRSRLKAQRERQPGAKGVDPMVAARAVVFGQASALVAAPVAGMYGGVGVFLLVNGLDGGSRGDQALYAGLAVLAGLAVVAAGLLLERVCKLPEDEDDEGGPGTAPA; encoded by the coding sequence GTGAGGCAACTTCGGATCAGAGTGCTGGGCGGGATCTTCGCCGTCGCCGGTGTGCTGGCCTGGGCGGTGGCCGGTCTCTGGGACGCCTTCGGCTCGCTGCCGGGCGTGCCCTTCGCCGCCCCCGTGGTGCTGGCGGCCATCGCCGCCGTCCTCGCGGCCACCGCGCTGTCGCTGCGGAGCCGGCTGAAGGCCCAGCGGGAGCGGCAGCCGGGCGCGAAGGGCGTCGACCCGATGGTCGCAGCCCGGGCGGTGGTCTTCGGCCAGGCGAGCGCGCTGGTCGCCGCCCCGGTCGCCGGGATGTACGGCGGTGTCGGGGTCTTCCTGCTGGTGAACGGCCTGGACGGCGGCAGCCGCGGCGACCAGGCCCTCTACGCCGGCCTCGCCGTCCTGGCGGGGCTGGCCGTGGTGGCGGCGGGCCTGCTGCTGGAACGGGTCTGCAAGCTCCCCGAGGACGAGGACGACGAGGGCGGCCCGGGAACGGCCCCGGCATAA
- the folK gene encoding 2-amino-4-hydroxy-6-hydroxymethyldihydropteridine diphosphokinase: MTTSDPTVQPVPASVADWVDAADTTLSNPQRAVIALGSNLGNRLETLQGAVDALEDTPGVRVKAVSPVYETEPWGVDPGTQPSYFNAVVLVRTTLPPGSLLERAHAVEEAFERVRDERWGPRTLDVDIVAYQGVLSDDPALTLPHPRVHERAFVLAPWHDVDPAAEVPGHGPVAELLDEVPGQGVERRADLELRLPE, from the coding sequence ATGACCACGAGCGACCCGACCGTGCAGCCCGTCCCCGCCTCGGTGGCCGACTGGGTGGACGCGGCGGACACGACGCTCTCCAACCCGCAGCGGGCCGTGATCGCTCTCGGCAGCAATCTCGGCAACCGCCTGGAGACCCTGCAGGGAGCGGTCGACGCGCTGGAGGACACCCCCGGTGTCCGGGTCAAGGCGGTCTCCCCGGTCTACGAGACGGAGCCCTGGGGCGTGGATCCCGGCACCCAGCCGTCCTACTTCAACGCCGTGGTGCTGGTGCGGACGACCTTGCCGCCGGGCTCCCTGCTGGAGCGGGCCCACGCCGTCGAGGAGGCGTTCGAGCGGGTGCGCGACGAACGCTGGGGCCCCCGGACGCTGGACGTCGACATCGTCGCCTACCAGGGCGTCCTCTCGGACGACCCGGCGCTCACGCTGCCGCATCCGCGGGTCCACGAGCGCGCTTTCGTGCTGGCGCCGTGGCACGACGTCGACCCGGCCGCGGAGGTGCCCGGCCACGGCCCCGTGGCGGAGCTGCTGGACGAGGTCCCCGGCCAGGGGGTGGAGCGGCGGGCGGACCTGGAACTCCGACTGCCCGAGTAG
- the folB gene encoding dihydroneopterin aldolase, translating to MDRVALRGLRARGHHGVFPEEREKGQVFVVDLVLGLDTRPAAAADDLTLTVHYGVVAEEAVAVIQGEPVELIETLAERIAERCLRHEPVREVEVVVHKPDAPITVPFDDVTITITRSRP from the coding sequence GTGGACCGAGTCGCGCTGCGCGGCCTCAGGGCGCGCGGACACCACGGGGTCTTCCCCGAGGAGCGGGAGAAGGGCCAGGTCTTCGTCGTGGACCTCGTCCTGGGCCTGGACACCCGCCCCGCGGCGGCCGCCGACGACCTCACGCTGACGGTGCACTACGGCGTCGTGGCCGAGGAAGCCGTCGCCGTGATCCAGGGTGAGCCGGTCGAGCTGATCGAGACGCTCGCCGAGCGGATCGCGGAGCGCTGCCTCCGGCACGAGCCGGTACGGGAGGTGGAGGTGGTCGTCCACAAGCCGGACGCGCCGATCACCGTGCCCTTCGACGACGTGACCATCACCATTACCCGGAGCCGCCCATGA
- a CDS encoding nuclear transport factor 2 family protein: MSRPARSTDYEQVEQANTALYEAMEQGDFEALSAMWLPGDVSCVHPGWPVLRGSGEVLRSYALIMANTEYIQFFLTDVEVEIDGDTALVTCTENILSGGPAEEEGELGPLVGQLVVATNVFRRTGDGWRIWAHHGSPVLADTAGEDGEPDEDEEPGGAGGTGLV, from the coding sequence GTGAGCAGGCCCGCCCGTAGCACCGACTACGAGCAGGTCGAGCAGGCCAACACGGCCCTCTACGAGGCCATGGAACAGGGCGACTTCGAGGCGCTCTCCGCGATGTGGCTCCCCGGGGACGTCAGTTGCGTGCACCCGGGGTGGCCGGTGCTGCGGGGCAGCGGCGAGGTGCTGCGCTCGTATGCGCTGATCATGGCGAACACCGAGTACATCCAGTTCTTCCTGACGGATGTCGAGGTGGAGATCGACGGCGACACCGCGCTGGTGACCTGCACCGAGAACATCCTCAGCGGCGGGCCGGCCGAGGAGGAGGGCGAGCTGGGGCCGCTGGTGGGCCAGCTCGTCGTGGCCACCAACGTCTTCCGCCGCACCGGTGACGGCTGGCGGATCTGGGCCCACCACGGCTCGCCGGTGCTGGCCGACACCGCGGGGGAGGACGGCGAGCCGGACGAGGACGAGGAGCCGGGCGGCGCGGGCGGCACCGGGCTCGTCTAG
- the folP gene encoding dihydropteroate synthase, which produces MRSLRGVVTGLPEWDRCAVMGVVNVTPDSFSDGGRWFDTGDAVKRGLELVAEGADLVDVGGESTRPGASRVDEAEELRRVLPVVRGLAAEGVTVSVDTMRASVAERAVAAGAALVNDVSGGLADPAMVPVVAEAGVPFVVMHWRGFSQDMNARAVYSDVVREVAGELRERMDAVVAGGVAPERIVIDPGLGFAKQAEHDLALLAALPELRSLGRPLLVAASRKRFLGRVLAGPGGSPPPARERDAATAAVSAISAREGAWAVRVHEVRATADAVRVARAVEGAG; this is translated from the coding sequence ATGAGGAGCTTGCGCGGCGTGGTGACCGGTCTGCCGGAGTGGGACCGCTGCGCGGTGATGGGCGTGGTGAACGTCACGCCCGACTCCTTCTCGGACGGCGGCCGGTGGTTCGACACCGGGGACGCGGTCAAGCGCGGCCTGGAGCTCGTCGCCGAGGGTGCCGATCTGGTCGATGTCGGCGGCGAGTCGACGCGGCCGGGGGCCTCCCGGGTGGACGAGGCGGAGGAACTGCGCCGGGTTCTCCCCGTGGTGCGCGGACTGGCCGCCGAGGGCGTGACCGTCAGCGTGGACACCATGCGGGCGTCGGTCGCGGAGCGGGCGGTGGCCGCCGGGGCGGCGCTGGTCAACGATGTGAGCGGCGGCCTCGCCGACCCGGCGATGGTGCCGGTGGTGGCCGAGGCGGGGGTGCCGTTCGTGGTGATGCACTGGCGCGGTTTCAGCCAGGACATGAACGCCCGTGCCGTCTACTCCGACGTGGTCCGCGAGGTCGCCGGCGAACTGCGGGAGCGGATGGACGCCGTGGTCGCCGGGGGCGTCGCGCCGGAACGGATCGTGATCGATCCCGGGCTGGGCTTCGCCAAACAGGCCGAGCACGATCTGGCCCTGCTCGCGGCCCTTCCCGAGCTGCGGAGCCTGGGCCGTCCGCTGCTGGTGGCGGCCTCCCGCAAACGCTTCCTCGGCCGGGTGCTGGCCGGCCCCGGCGGCAGCCCGCCGCCCGCCCGGGAACGGGACGCGGCCACCGCCGCCGTCTCCGCGATCTCGGCGCGCGAGGGCGCCTGGGCCGTACGGGTCCACGAGGTGCGGGCGACGGCCGACGCGGTGCGCGTGGCGCGCGCCGTCGAGGGGGCCGGGTGA
- the folE gene encoding GTP cyclohydrolase I FolE: protein MTDPVTLNSGRAVGEFDEKRAENAVRELLIAVGEDPDREGLLETPARVARAYREILGGLRQDPEDVLTTTFDLGHDELVLVKDIEIVSLCEHHLLPFHGVAHVGYIPAETGKITGLSKLARLVDVFARRPQVQERLTTQVADSLMRILEARGAIVVIEAEHMCMSVRGIRKPGAKTTTSAVRGQLRDATTRAEAMSLILAR from the coding sequence ATGACCGACCCGGTGACGCTGAACAGCGGGCGCGCCGTCGGCGAGTTCGACGAGAAGCGGGCCGAGAACGCCGTCCGCGAGCTGCTCATCGCGGTCGGCGAGGACCCGGACCGCGAGGGGCTGCTGGAGACCCCGGCCCGGGTGGCCCGCGCGTACCGGGAGATCCTGGGCGGACTGCGGCAGGACCCGGAGGACGTCCTGACCACGACCTTCGACCTCGGCCACGACGAGCTGGTGCTGGTCAAGGACATCGAGATCGTCAGCCTCTGCGAGCACCACCTGCTGCCGTTCCACGGGGTCGCCCACGTGGGCTACATCCCGGCCGAGACCGGCAAGATCACTGGTCTGTCGAAGCTGGCCCGCCTGGTGGACGTGTTCGCCCGCCGGCCGCAGGTGCAGGAGCGGCTCACCACGCAGGTCGCCGATTCGCTGATGCGCATCCTGGAGGCGCGGGGCGCGATCGTCGTCATCGAGGCGGAGCACATGTGCATGTCGGTCCGCGGCATACGCAAGCCCGGGGCGAAGACCACCACCTCGGCCGTCCGCGGCCAGCTCCGCGACGCCACCACCCGCGCCGAGGCGATGAGCCTCATCCTCGCGCGCTGA
- the ftsH gene encoding ATP-dependent zinc metalloprotease FtsH, whose product MDVKRYFRGPVMWIVLAVLAVVVLMQVVGSSGGFKTVDTGQVVNAIADNKVKSAELTTGDESKIKIELKDDVEIEGSDKLQASYIGDQGTELAKDLQARVNDGDKSTLPDGYTVSPQSQNAFVGVLLSLLPFVLIVLVFLFLMNQMQGGGSRVMNFGKSKAKLITKDTPKTTFTDVAGADEAVEELHEIKEFLQEPAKFQAVGAKIPKGVLLYGPPGTGKTLLARAVAGEAGVPFYSISGSDFVEMFVGVGASRVRDLFEQAKQNAPAIVFVDEIDAVGRHRGAGMGGGHDEREQTLNQLLVEMDGFDVKGGVILIAATNRPDILDPALLRPGRFDRQIAVDRPDMQGRLEILKVHQKGKPVAPDVDLQAVARRTPGFTGADLSNVLNEAALLTARSDAKLIDNHFLDEAIDRVVAGPQKRTRIMSDKEKKITAYHEGGHALVAAASPNSDPVHKITILSRGRALGYTMVLPEEDKYSTTRNEMLDQLAYMLGGRAAEELVFHDPTTGAANDIEKATTTARAMVTQYGMTERLGAIKFGSDNSEPFVGREMGHQRDYSEEVAALVDEEVKKLIETAHNEAWEILVENRDVLDNLVLRLLEKETLNKEEIAEIFAPVVKRPARPAWTGSSRRTPSTRPPVLSPKELTMANGSQSAGASSKISTEKAELPEETRPES is encoded by the coding sequence ATGGACGTGAAGCGCTACTTCCGTGGGCCGGTCATGTGGATCGTGCTGGCCGTCCTCGCCGTGGTCGTGTTGATGCAGGTCGTCGGTTCGTCCGGCGGCTTCAAGACGGTGGACACCGGCCAGGTCGTCAACGCGATCGCCGACAACAAGGTCAAGTCCGCCGAGCTCACCACCGGCGACGAAAGCAAGATCAAGATCGAGCTCAAGGACGACGTCGAGATCGAGGGCAGCGACAAGCTGCAGGCGAGCTACATCGGCGATCAGGGCACCGAGCTCGCCAAGGACCTCCAGGCGAGGGTCAACGACGGCGACAAGAGCACGCTGCCGGACGGGTACACCGTCTCCCCGCAGTCGCAGAACGCCTTCGTCGGCGTCCTGCTCTCGCTCCTGCCCTTCGTCCTCATCGTGCTGGTCTTCCTCTTCCTGATGAACCAGATGCAGGGCGGCGGCTCCCGGGTCATGAACTTCGGGAAGTCCAAGGCCAAGCTGATCACCAAGGACACCCCGAAGACCACCTTCACCGACGTGGCCGGGGCCGACGAGGCGGTCGAGGAGCTCCACGAGATCAAGGAGTTCCTGCAGGAGCCGGCGAAGTTCCAGGCCGTCGGCGCCAAGATCCCCAAGGGCGTGCTGCTCTACGGCCCCCCCGGCACCGGCAAGACGCTGCTCGCGCGCGCCGTCGCCGGCGAGGCGGGCGTCCCGTTCTACTCGATCTCCGGCTCCGACTTCGTCGAGATGTTCGTCGGTGTCGGTGCCTCCCGGGTCCGGGACCTCTTCGAGCAGGCCAAGCAGAACGCCCCCGCGATCGTCTTCGTCGACGAGATCGACGCCGTCGGCCGGCACCGCGGCGCCGGTATGGGCGGCGGCCACGACGAGCGCGAGCAGACGCTCAACCAGCTGCTCGTCGAGATGGACGGCTTCGACGTGAAGGGCGGCGTCATCCTGATCGCCGCCACCAACCGGCCGGACATCCTCGACCCGGCGCTGCTCCGCCCGGGCCGCTTCGACCGGCAGATCGCCGTGGACCGGCCGGACATGCAGGGCCGGCTGGAGATCCTCAAGGTGCACCAGAAGGGCAAGCCGGTCGCGCCCGACGTGGACCTGCAGGCGGTCGCCCGCCGGACCCCCGGCTTCACCGGTGCCGACCTCAGCAACGTCCTCAACGAGGCCGCCCTGCTGACGGCCCGCAGTGACGCCAAGCTGATCGACAACCACTTCCTGGACGAGGCGATCGACCGTGTCGTGGCCGGACCGCAGAAGCGGACCCGGATCATGAGCGACAAGGAGAAGAAGATCACCGCGTACCACGAGGGCGGACACGCCCTGGTGGCGGCGGCCTCCCCGAACAGCGATCCGGTGCACAAGATCACGATCCTGTCGAGAGGCCGGGCCCTCGGCTACACCATGGTGCTGCCGGAGGAGGACAAGTACTCCACCACCCGCAACGAGATGCTCGACCAGCTCGCGTACATGCTGGGCGGCCGCGCCGCGGAGGAACTGGTCTTCCACGACCCGACCACCGGTGCCGCGAACGACATCGAGAAGGCCACCACCACGGCCCGCGCGATGGTCACCCAGTACGGCATGACCGAGCGGCTGGGCGCCATCAAGTTCGGCAGCGACAACTCCGAGCCCTTCGTCGGGCGTGAGATGGGCCACCAGCGCGACTACTCCGAAGAGGTCGCCGCGCTGGTCGACGAAGAGGTCAAGAAGCTCATCGAGACGGCGCACAACGAGGCCTGGGAGATCCTGGTCGAGAACCGCGACGTCCTGGACAACCTCGTGCTCCGGCTGCTGGAGAAGGAGACCCTGAACAAGGAGGAGATCGCCGAGATCTTCGCCCCGGTGGTCAAGCGCCCGGCCCGCCCCGCGTGGACCGGCTCCTCCCGCCGTACGCCCTCCACCCGGCCTCCGGTGCTCTCCCCCAAGGAGCTCACCATGGCCAACGGCTCCCAGTCGGCCGGTGCCTCCTCCAAGATCTCCACGGAGAAGGCCGAGCTGCCCGAGGAGACGCGTCCGGAGAGCTGA
- the hpt gene encoding hypoxanthine phosphoribosyltransferase — MGTDLQSVLITKEEIDTKLAELAAEIDAEYAGRDLLIVGVLKGAVMVMADLARALSTPVTMDWMAVSSYGAGTKSSGVVRILKDLDTDIAGRDVLIVEDIIDSGLTLSWLLSNLSSRGPASLNVCTLLRKPEAAKVDIDVKYVGFDIPNEFVVGYGLDYAEKYRNLPFVGTLAPHVYGG; from the coding sequence ATGGGCACCGACCTTCAGTCGGTGCTCATCACCAAGGAAGAGATCGACACCAAGCTGGCCGAGCTGGCCGCGGAGATCGACGCCGAGTACGCGGGCCGCGATCTGCTGATCGTCGGGGTGCTCAAGGGCGCGGTCATGGTGATGGCGGACCTGGCCCGGGCGCTGTCGACCCCCGTGACCATGGACTGGATGGCGGTCTCCTCATACGGAGCGGGCACCAAGTCCTCCGGCGTGGTCCGGATCCTCAAGGACCTGGACACCGACATCGCCGGCCGCGACGTCCTCATCGTCGAGGACATCATCGACTCCGGGCTCACCCTCTCCTGGCTGCTGTCCAACCTCAGCTCGCGCGGACCGGCCTCGCTGAACGTGTGCACGCTGCTGCGCAAGCCCGAGGCCGCCAAGGTCGACATCGACGTCAAATACGTCGGCTTCGACATCCCCAACGAGTTCGTCGTCGGCTACGGCCTCGACTACGCGGAGAAGTACCGCAACCTCCCCTTCGTCGGGACCCTGGCGCCGCACGTCTACGGCGGCTGA
- the tilS gene encoding tRNA lysidine(34) synthetase TilS, with the protein MGPHPAVAAIRLAVRRTLHDLLAELAGAGTPGTSSPPASPSAPSAPSSSASPAALPAGRPEPSGRPAPSAPGAPLVLAACSGGADSVALASALAFEAPKLGIRAGGVTVDHRLQPGSGKRAEEVAARLRELGLDPVETVAVDVGRSGGPEAAARDARYAALDSVADRYGARAVLLGHTRDDQAETVLLGLARGSGIRSLSGMAAVSGRDGRYRRPFLRLDRQTARTACLAQSLPVWDDPHNSDPSYTRSRLRHEGLPALEKSLGKGVIEALARTAQLSRDDADALDVWADDAERSVRSAPDGGTDGGHGGGDPAGGLDVAKLAVLPPAIRRRVLRRAAIAAGSPAGSLFARHIEEMDRLVTDWHGQGALNLPGRVEVRRRCGNLVIGRRDQTAAEH; encoded by the coding sequence ATGGGTCCCCATCCAGCGGTCGCGGCGATACGCCTGGCGGTCCGCCGCACGCTCCACGACCTCCTCGCCGAGCTCGCCGGCGCCGGCACGCCCGGCACGTCTTCCCCGCCCGCCTCTCCCTCCGCCCCCTCGGCTCCCTCCTCCTCCGCGTCGCCCGCCGCCCTGCCCGCCGGACGCCCCGAGCCGTCCGGCCGCCCGGCCCCGAGCGCCCCCGGCGCCCCGCTGGTGCTCGCCGCCTGCAGCGGCGGCGCCGACTCCGTCGCGCTCGCCTCCGCGCTCGCCTTCGAGGCGCCCAAGCTGGGCATCCGTGCCGGCGGGGTCACCGTCGACCACCGCCTCCAGCCGGGCTCCGGAAAGCGCGCCGAGGAGGTCGCCGCGCGCCTGCGGGAACTCGGCCTCGACCCCGTCGAGACGGTCGCGGTCGACGTCGGCCGGTCCGGCGGCCCCGAGGCCGCCGCCCGCGACGCCCGCTACGCCGCCCTCGACTCCGTCGCGGACCGGTACGGCGCCCGCGCCGTCCTGCTCGGCCACACCCGCGACGACCAGGCCGAGACCGTTCTCCTCGGGCTCGCCCGCGGCTCCGGCATCCGCTCGCTCTCCGGCATGGCCGCCGTCTCCGGCAGGGACGGCCGCTACCGGCGCCCCTTCCTCCGGCTCGACCGGCAGACGGCGCGTACGGCCTGCCTCGCCCAGTCGCTGCCCGTCTGGGACGACCCGCACAACAGCGACCCCTCCTACACCCGCTCCCGGTTGCGCCACGAAGGGCTGCCCGCCCTGGAGAAATCCCTGGGCAAGGGCGTGATCGAGGCCCTCGCCAGAACCGCCCAGCTCTCCCGCGACGACGCCGACGCCCTGGACGTCTGGGCGGACGACGCCGAACGCTCCGTCCGGTCCGCCCCGGACGGCGGCACGGACGGCGGCCATGGCGGCGGCGATCCGGCCGGCGGCCTGGACGTCGCCAAGCTCGCCGTGCTGCCGCCGGCCATCCGCCGCCGGGTGCTGCGCCGCGCGGCCATCGCGGCCGGTTCGCCCGCGGGTTCGCTCTTCGCCCGGCACATCGAGGAAATGGACCGGCTGGTCACCGACTGGCACGGCCAGGGCGCACTCAACCTGCCCGGGCGCGTCGAGGTCCGCCGGCGGTGTGGCAATCTGGTCATCGGGCGGCGCGACCAGACCGCCGCCGAGCACTGA
- a CDS encoding zinc-dependent metalloprotease has protein sequence MTSFGGAQMVDWNLAVATATRLVRPGPEVSRDEARAVVSELRRHARSSEEHVRAFTRMAAPSADGVAPAPGGGTPVLVIDRPGWIRANVAGFRELLKPLLEKVEGRRAGRPGGAVLSAVGSKVTGMELGALLSFLASRVLGQYETFAPPGRDLPAGANGGRLLLVAPNIVHVERELDVEPHDFRLWVCLHEETHRTQFSAVPWLSDHIEGEIQTFLAETDIDPGTLLERVREAAQSLAGGRTEGEADGGRSFVELVQTPAQREVLDRITAVMSLLEGHADFVMDGVGPDVVPSVAEIREKFQQRRASGAGRLDQALRKLLGLDAKLRQYRDGERFVRAVVKDVGMDGFNRVWTSPNTLPTKAEIAAPAEWVARVHRKES, from the coding sequence ATGACGAGTTTCGGCGGTGCCCAGATGGTCGACTGGAATCTCGCGGTCGCGACCGCGACCCGGCTGGTACGGCCGGGCCCCGAGGTGAGCCGTGACGAGGCACGCGCGGTCGTGTCCGAGCTGCGCCGGCACGCCCGTTCCTCCGAGGAACACGTGCGCGCCTTCACCCGGATGGCGGCTCCGTCCGCCGACGGTGTGGCGCCGGCCCCCGGCGGCGGCACCCCGGTCCTGGTCATCGACCGGCCGGGCTGGATCCGCGCCAATGTGGCCGGCTTCCGCGAGCTGCTGAAACCCCTGCTGGAGAAGGTCGAGGGCCGCCGGGCCGGCCGCCCCGGCGGAGCCGTGCTCAGCGCCGTGGGCTCCAAGGTGACCGGCATGGAGCTGGGGGCGCTGCTCTCCTTCCTCGCCTCCCGCGTCCTCGGCCAGTACGAGACCTTCGCCCCGCCCGGCCGCGACCTGCCCGCCGGGGCGAACGGCGGCCGGCTGCTCCTGGTCGCCCCGAACATCGTCCACGTCGAGCGCGAACTCGATGTCGAACCGCACGACTTCCGGCTCTGGGTCTGCCTGCACGAGGAGACCCACCGCACCCAGTTCTCGGCCGTCCCCTGGCTCAGCGACCACATCGAGGGCGAGATCCAGACCTTCCTCGCCGAGACCGACATCGACCCCGGCACCCTCCTGGAACGTGTCCGCGAGGCGGCCCAGTCCCTCGCCGGCGGCCGGACGGAGGGCGAGGCGGACGGCGGGCGCAGCTTCGTCGAACTGGTGCAGACCCCCGCCCAGCGGGAGGTCCTCGACCGCATCACCGCCGTGATGTCCCTGCTGGAGGGCCACGCCGACTTCGTCATGGACGGGGTCGGCCCGGACGTCGTCCCCTCCGTGGCCGAGATCCGCGAGAAGTTCCAGCAGCGCCGGGCGAGCGGCGCGGGACGGCTGGACCAGGCCCTGCGCAAGCTCCTCGGGCTCGACGCCAAGCTCCGCCAGTACCGCGACGGCGAGCGTTTCGTCCGGGCCGTGGTGAAGGACGTCGGCATGGACGGCTTCAACCGGGTGTGGACCTCGCCCAACACCCTGCCGACCAAGGCGGAGATCGCCGCCCCCGCCGAATGGGTCGCCCGGGTGCACCGCAAGGAGAGCTGA
- the dacB gene encoding D-alanyl-D-alanine carboxypeptidase/D-alanyl-D-alanine endopeptidase — MAAGAVTAAGPWDSGQRTAERTRAAHWNGEGGERHDGRSPGTSATDESAPAATAVLAALGGAAGSSEAAPPPTATGLEDALTPLLEDPALGSLSSTAVADAATGDLVHGTRAHTPAVPASTIKIATAVAALTALGPDHRLTTEVVTGSGDGEIVLVGGGDPTLTARGSRQPGNPASLRDLADRTAHALKEDGAGKTVLAYDTSRWSGPDRHPIGHNDNIAPVVPLSTDAGRLDDSHRGPAPRSADPAADAAKTFAGLLRDRGVKVKGEPRRAKAGKDAERVAAVRSMPVSALVERALTNSDNDIAEALARETAVADGRPASFTGAEKAVRDRLAELDLPLKGARFADGSGLDRDGRISTALLAQLLVRATDPERPELRPVLTGLPVAGFSGTLRSRYADASAGTGMVRAKTGTLTGVNALAGTVVDADGRLLAFAFITNGSTDAHGAQAALDRLASALANCGCR; from the coding sequence ATGGCGGCCGGAGCGGTGACCGCGGCCGGCCCATGGGACTCCGGACAGCGTACGGCCGAGCGGACCCGCGCGGCCCACTGGAACGGCGAGGGTGGTGAGCGTCACGATGGCCGGTCACCCGGTACGTCGGCCACGGACGAGTCGGCGCCCGCGGCCACCGCGGTCCTCGCCGCCCTCGGCGGCGCCGCCGGCTCGTCCGAAGCCGCCCCGCCGCCCACCGCGACGGGTCTGGAGGACGCCCTCACCCCGCTGCTGGAGGACCCGGCCCTGGGCTCGCTGAGCAGCACCGCGGTGGCCGACGCCGCCACCGGCGACCTGGTCCACGGCACCCGGGCGCACACCCCGGCGGTACCCGCCTCCACCATCAAGATCGCGACGGCGGTGGCCGCCCTCACCGCGCTCGGTCCCGACCACCGGCTGACCACCGAGGTCGTCACCGGCTCCGGCGACGGCGAGATCGTGCTGGTCGGCGGCGGCGACCCGACCCTCACCGCCCGCGGCTCCCGGCAGCCCGGCAACCCGGCGAGCCTGCGCGACCTGGCCGACCGCACCGCACACGCCCTCAAGGAGGACGGCGCCGGGAAGACCGTCCTGGCGTACGACACCTCGCGCTGGTCCGGACCCGACCGGCACCCCATAGGGCACAACGACAACATCGCCCCGGTCGTCCCGCTGAGCACCGACGCGGGCCGCCTCGACGACAGCCACCGCGGCCCGGCGCCCCGCTCCGCCGACCCCGCCGCCGACGCCGCGAAGACCTTCGCCGGCCTCCTCCGCGACCGCGGCGTCAAGGTCAAGGGAGAGCCCCGCCGCGCCAAGGCCGGAAAGGACGCCGAGCGGGTCGCCGCCGTCCGCTCCATGCCCGTCTCCGCCCTCGTCGAACGGGCCCTGACCAACAGCGACAACGACATCGCCGAGGCCCTCGCCCGGGAGACGGCGGTCGCCGACGGCAGGCCGGCGAGCTTCACCGGCGCGGAGAAGGCCGTACGGGACCGGCTCGCCGAGCTGGACCTGCCGCTCAAGGGCGCCCGGTTCGCCGACGGCAGCGGCCTCGACCGGGACGGCAGGATCTCCACGGCCCTCCTCGCCCAGCTGCTGGTCCGGGCCACCGACCCCGAGCGCCCCGAGCTCCGCCCGGTCCTCACCGGACTCCCCGTGGCCGGATTCAGCGGCACCCTCCGCAGCCGCTACGCGGACGCCTCCGCGGGCACCGGCATGGTCCGCGCCAAGACCGGCACCCTCACCGGCGTGAACGCCCTCGCCGGCACGGTCGTCGACGCCGACGGCCGGCTGCTGGCCTTCGCGTTCATCACGAACGGCAGCACCGACGCCCACGGTGCCCAGGCGGCCCTGGACCGCCTGGCCTCGGCCCTGGCCAACTGCGGCTGCCGCTGA
- a CDS encoding inorganic diphosphatase — translation MEFDVTIEIPKGSRNKYEVDHETGRIRLDRRLFTSTSYPADYGFVENTLGEDGDPLDALVILDEPTFPGCLIKCRAIGMFRMTDEAGGDDKLLCVPASDPRVEHLRDIHHVSEFDRLEIQHFFEVYKDLEPGKSVEGANWVGRAEAEAEVEASIKRLEASGGAH, via the coding sequence GTGGAGTTCGACGTCACCATCGAGATCCCGAAGGGTTCGCGCAACAAGTACGAGGTGGACCACGAGACGGGCCGTATCCGCCTGGACCGCCGGCTCTTCACCTCGACGAGTTACCCGGCCGACTACGGGTTCGTCGAGAACACCCTCGGCGAGGACGGCGACCCGCTGGACGCCCTGGTCATCCTGGACGAGCCGACCTTCCCCGGCTGTCTCATCAAGTGCCGCGCGATCGGCATGTTCCGGATGACGGACGAAGCGGGCGGTGACGACAAGCTCCTGTGCGTGCCGGCCTCGGACCCGCGCGTCGAGCACCTGCGCGACATCCACCATGTCTCGGAGTTCGACCGCCTGGAGATCCAGCACTTCTTCGAGGTCTACAAGGACCTGGAGCCCGGCAAGTCGGTCGAGGGCGCCAACTGGGTGGGCCGCGCCGAGGCCGAGGCCGAGGTCGAGGCGTCGATCAAGCGCCTGGAGGCCTCCGGAGGGGCGCACTGA